A part of Arachis hypogaea cultivar Tifrunner chromosome 12, arahy.Tifrunner.gnm2.J5K5, whole genome shotgun sequence genomic DNA contains:
- the LOC140176588 gene encoding uncharacterized protein — protein sequence MKRDFITKVKICDNCQKHATISIKLAEVLHSMEAEAANRVILQAIKKKINNAKGEWTELISEILWSYNTTVQSTTGETPFKVVYGSEALIPVEVGISILRTELYDEQYNINTRNAELDLVEEDREIAAIRQRAKKQLAERKHNKRVMPRTFIEGDLVLGRTEEARRPPSHGKLAANWEGPFRVVKVLEMGDYQLQTLQGSPVSGNWNISSLKLYRS from the exons ATGAAGAGGGATTTCATAACAAAAGTCAAGATATGCGACAACTGTCAAAAGCACGCCACCATCTCTATAAAGTTGGCCGAAGTATTACACAGTATggag gccgaagctgctaaccgaGTTATATTGCAGGCAATAAAGAAAAAGATCAATAACGCAAAAGGAGAATGGACGGAGCTAATCTCAGAAATATTATGGAGCTACAACACAACAGTACAATCCACCACGGGTGAAACACCCTTCAAAGTAGTTTATGGGTCGGAAGCATTAATCCCTGTCGAGGTCGGCATTTCCATATTGCGAACCGAGCTATACGACGAACAATACAATATAAACACGAGAAACGCCGAGCTTGATCTGGTTGAAGAAGACAGAGAAATCGCTGCCATCAGACAAAGAGCTAAGAAACAATTAGCAGAAAGAAAGCACAATAAGAGAGTCATGCCGAGGACATTCATCGAGGGTGATTTAGTCCTCGGACGAACAGAGGAAGCTAGACGACCTCCTTCACACGGAAAGCTCGCTGCAAACTGGGAGGGACCATTCCGAGTAGTCAAAGTACTCGAAATGGGGGATTACCAGCTCCAAACACTACAAGGCAGTCCAGTATCAGGAAACTGGAATATCTCATCCTTAAAGTTGTATAGATCGTAA